Proteins from a single region of Bifidobacteriaceae bacterium:
- a CDS encoding substrate-binding domain-containing protein, with protein MSFPTNDVAVWNDQMELMRPLIEEAGYEFLTDNPSWDIQTQVSDWEAWIARGDVKAIMGFPVQADSMVGVTAQAEAAGIPVIGYAGGWEGTSHYLALDLLGAGQKVGEAAGAWIIETYGDAQVEVGLIADTTADLGRVQAEGIKEGLATAGANVVIYDIEASSRDDGYQGAQSTLVAHPDVKVWLGIGADMVLGARQAAIDAGAAPDDPNYYVSASDSAEELYQLILSGTDMLREAYVFSPKELAETNAALLIGAAEGTLKSAESTLVGVTHVTKENAAEFLGK; from the coding sequence ATGAGTTTTCCAACCAACGACGTGGCCGTTTGGAACGACCAGATGGAGCTGATGCGGCCCCTGATCGAAGAGGCTGGTTATGAATTCCTGACCGACAACCCATCCTGGGACATCCAGACCCAGGTGTCGGACTGGGAGGCCTGGATAGCGCGCGGGGATGTGAAGGCCATCATGGGCTTCCCAGTGCAAGCCGATTCGATGGTCGGCGTGACGGCGCAGGCCGAAGCGGCCGGGATCCCTGTGATCGGCTACGCCGGCGGCTGGGAGGGCACCTCCCACTACCTGGCCCTCGACCTGTTGGGCGCTGGACAAAAGGTGGGCGAGGCGGCGGGCGCCTGGATCATCGAGACCTACGGCGACGCGCAAGTCGAGGTCGGACTGATCGCGGACACCACCGCCGACCTGGGCAGAGTCCAAGCGGAAGGCATCAAAGAGGGCCTGGCGACGGCGGGGGCGAACGTGGTGATCTACGACATCGAGGCCTCGAGCCGCGACGACGGCTACCAGGGCGCCCAGTCGACCCTGGTGGCGCATCCGGACGTCAAAGTCTGGCTGGGCATAGGCGCTGACATGGTGCTAGGCGCCAGGCAGGCGGCGATCGACGCGGGCGCCGCCCCGGACGACCCGAACTACTACGTCAGCGCGTCAGACAGCGCGGAGGAGCTGTACCAGTTGATCCTCTCCGGCACGGACATGCTGCGCGAGGCCTACGTGTTCTCGCCCAAGGAGCTGGCTGAGACCAACGCCGCCTTGCTGATCGGGGCGGCCGAAGGCACCCTCAAGTCGGCCGAGTCGACCTTGGTGGGCGTGACGCACGTGACCAAGGAGAACGCGGCCGAATTCCTGGGCAAGTAG
- a CDS encoding amidohydrolase, giving the protein MKPADLVVRAEAVHTLGPRRSAASGLAVADGKIVAVLEGGDAEQWTGPGTKVVDVPPGAAVLPGLGDVHAHLYMAGHGDLYELAIDPDWSVDQLVEAVAGAAAQAAPGAWIAGGMWGIGRFAELANAAVRRRFDAAAAGHPILLRDDTAHHRLVNDAALRVMGIDPDGGGSHGPDVGVDPATGAPTGILGESASRWAEETWEATRTREPDEDRNALARAVEILNQDGVTLVQEAGTGAQMLQALRSLDDAGGLNAWVVTSVSINDKVFGFTPIGLPLVEQAAQFAGGRVVPTFAKIFLDGTPPTFTALMHDPYPPHPAHGAGYRGESTMTLEELAGWLETLAAHRLGVKIHCTGDGAVSLALDALELARSKGVELPAHIAHAQMIRPSDYPRIAGLGVVIDICPLFWFPSAFQTGALVTLPDATRDGICMFRDQSDAGIKLAGGSDWPVSPNPNPWWGIHGLVTRANPTGEVPGVYRPDQALSVGEALRLYTGHVADAVGLGSVAGSLEVGKAADFVVVDRDPFRADPLALGATKTLETWVGGRRVFVA; this is encoded by the coding sequence ATGAAACCCGCCGATTTGGTGGTCCGCGCGGAGGCGGTCCACACCTTGGGGCCCCGGCGGTCCGCCGCGAGCGGCCTGGCCGTGGCTGACGGGAAGATCGTCGCGGTCTTGGAGGGGGGAGACGCCGAACAGTGGACCGGCCCCGGCACCAAGGTCGTGGACGTTCCGCCTGGGGCGGCTGTCCTCCCCGGCTTGGGCGACGTCCACGCGCACCTTTACATGGCAGGCCACGGCGACCTTTACGAGTTGGCGATTGATCCGGACTGGTCGGTGGACCAGCTTGTCGAGGCGGTGGCCGGGGCCGCCGCCCAGGCCGCGCCGGGGGCTTGGATCGCGGGCGGCATGTGGGGGATCGGCCGTTTCGCCGAATTGGCGAACGCTGCGGTGCGCCGCCGGTTCGACGCGGCCGCCGCCGGCCACCCGATCTTGCTCCGCGACGACACGGCCCACCACCGGTTGGTCAACGACGCCGCCCTGCGGGTCATGGGCATTGATCCGGACGGCGGCGGCTCGCACGGCCCGGACGTGGGTGTGGATCCGGCCACGGGCGCCCCGACGGGCATCCTCGGGGAGTCCGCCAGCCGCTGGGCGGAGGAAACCTGGGAGGCCACCCGCACGCGTGAGCCGGACGAAGACCGGAACGCGCTGGCCCGCGCGGTGGAGATCCTCAACCAGGACGGCGTCACCTTGGTCCAAGAGGCGGGCACCGGGGCGCAGATGCTCCAGGCACTGCGGTCCCTGGATGACGCGGGCGGGCTAAACGCCTGGGTGGTGACCTCGGTCTCAATCAATGACAAGGTGTTCGGGTTCACGCCGATCGGTCTCCCCCTGGTGGAGCAGGCGGCGCAGTTCGCGGGCGGGCGGGTGGTGCCCACCTTCGCCAAGATCTTCCTGGACGGCACGCCGCCCACGTTCACCGCTTTGATGCATGATCCCTACCCGCCCCATCCGGCGCACGGCGCGGGCTACCGGGGCGAGTCGACCATGACCCTGGAGGAGTTGGCGGGCTGGTTGGAGACGCTGGCCGCCCACCGGTTGGGCGTCAAGATCCATTGCACCGGCGACGGCGCGGTCAGCCTGGCCCTAGACGCGTTGGAGTTGGCGCGGTCGAAAGGGGTCGAACTGCCAGCCCACATTGCCCACGCCCAGATGATCCGGCCGAGCGACTATCCCCGCATTGCCGGGTTGGGCGTGGTGATCGACATCTGCCCGCTCTTTTGGTTCCCATCGGCGTTCCAGACCGGCGCCCTGGTCACCCTGCCGGACGCGACCCGTGACGGCATCTGCATGTTCCGGGACCAATCGGACGCCGGGATCAAATTGGCGGGCGGCAGCGATTGGCCCGTCTCGCCCAACCCCAATCCCTGGTGGGGCATCCACGGTTTGGTGACCAGAGCCAACCCGACCGGCGAGGTCCCCGGCGTCTACCGCCCCGACCAGGCGTTGAGCGTCGGGGAGGCGCTGCGTTTGTACACCGGCCATGTCGCCGATGCCGTGGGGCTGGGTTCCGTTGCCGGCTCGCTCGAGGTGGGCAAGGCCGCCGATTTCGTGGTTGTGGACCGGGACCCCTTCCGGGCCGACCCGCTCGCGTTGGGGGCCACGAAGACCCTGGAGACCTGGGTGGGCGGTCGCCGGGTCTTCGTGGCCTGA
- a CDS encoding molybdenum cofactor biosynthesis F family protein → MTAPVAGQAGDPREWVALKEMADGFDEFCPPRSNGLNGHRQILEFSGDQGHWAGGELRFGEASLSLTVPGGLPDGTARIDAVYRAYESAVGLFFVHATVAERQILSFAYDAVQGLLVGSLGTLGVAPSPAHVQQVWVHGRVPGGPLALRTDEMVGRRVRYRYSSDDVYDHIYLSRDRYTWFCVSGAEAGEGDTDKCQMWRLRDGVVLFSWLEKVLGVEGMVLVDFNTLRSVGLQFGVDQFTGEVVNLSMGAYALPVSTTPPLAEADPRPARDS, encoded by the coding sequence ATGACAGCCCCCGTTGCGGGGCAGGCCGGGGACCCACGCGAATGGGTCGCGCTGAAGGAGATGGCGGACGGCTTCGACGAGTTCTGCCCGCCTAGGAGCAATGGCCTGAACGGCCACCGCCAGATCCTTGAGTTCTCAGGCGACCAGGGGCACTGGGCCGGCGGCGAGTTGCGGTTCGGCGAGGCTTCGCTGAGTCTGACCGTGCCCGGTGGCTTGCCGGACGGGACGGCGCGGATCGACGCCGTCTACCGAGCCTATGAGTCGGCGGTCGGGTTGTTCTTCGTTCACGCGACCGTCGCCGAACGCCAGATCCTGTCTTTCGCCTACGATGCCGTCCAGGGCCTTTTGGTCGGAAGCCTCGGCACGCTGGGGGTGGCTCCCAGCCCGGCGCATGTTCAACAAGTTTGGGTGCACGGCCGGGTTCCGGGCGGACCGTTGGCGCTCCGGACCGATGAAATGGTTGGCCGGCGCGTCCGTTACCGGTATTCCTCGGACGACGTCTATGACCATATTTACCTTTCGCGCGACCGCTACACCTGGTTTTGCGTCAGCGGCGCCGAGGCGGGGGAGGGGGACACGGACAAATGCCAAATGTGGCGGCTGAGGGACGGCGTGGTGTTGTTTTCCTGGCTGGAGAAAGTCCTCGGGGTCGAGGGCATGGTTCTTGTGGATTTCAACACTTTGAGGTCGGTCGGCCTGCAATTCGGAGTGGACCAATTCACCGGCGAGGTTGTGAACCTGTCAATGGGCGCCTATGCCCTCCCCGTTTCGACCACGCCCCCGTTGGCGGAGGCCGACCCGCGTCCGGCGCGGGATTCCTGA
- a CDS encoding TetR family transcriptional regulator C-terminal domain-containing protein codes for MPKAVDRERRIAEAIDATWALVVAGGLGAVTLRSVAARLGYANGALKPYFRSKSDLLKAAYIHAFESTTARATARIGDSSGLVALRRLCLEIMPLDKERRTESRVVMAFWEQAAGAPELARVFRDHTRQWGTLMAGYVAQARAAGEITTAAEDQAIVDQMLWAMMGLQSMTWLVPDLTTRRRQVAALDAFLAALEPDKG; via the coding sequence ATGCCCAAGGCCGTCGACCGGGAACGGCGGATCGCCGAGGCGATCGACGCCACTTGGGCGCTGGTCGTGGCCGGCGGGCTCGGCGCGGTCACCCTGCGCTCGGTGGCGGCTCGGCTCGGCTACGCCAACGGGGCGCTCAAACCGTACTTCCGCTCCAAATCCGACCTGTTGAAAGCCGCCTACATTCACGCTTTTGAGTCCACCACCGCGCGTGCCACCGCCCGGATCGGCGATTCGAGCGGCCTGGTGGCCCTGCGTCGGCTGTGCCTTGAGATCATGCCGCTCGACAAGGAACGCCGCACGGAATCCAGGGTCGTGATGGCCTTCTGGGAACAAGCTGCGGGCGCGCCCGAACTGGCCCGCGTCTTCCGCGACCACACCCGCCAGTGGGGCACCTTGATGGCCGGTTATGTGGCCCAGGCGCGCGCCGCCGGCGAGATCACCACCGCCGCCGAAGACCAGGCGATTGTGGACCAGATGCTTTGGGCCATGATGGGCCTCCAGTCGATGACCTGGCTGGTCCCCGATTTGACCACGCGGCGGCGCCAAGTCGCCGCGCTGGACGCATTCTTGGCGGCCTTGGAACCCGATAAGGGCTGA
- a CDS encoding sugar ABC transporter ATP-binding protein: MTTKTGAEDLAAPPVPPAAGRFGLRQLTVEFGATRAVDGVTLEVQPGEIVGLLGHNGAGKSTIVNVSSGALAWTSGEIRIDGAPVQRGASPRAMAELGVTVIHQEPALAANLTVLANLFLGRKRTGSRAARRRRAAEALKEVGGESIPLDVPVSTLSLGERQLVDLARGALFGEIRVLMLDEPTAALGLAETRSLHALIRSYAAKDAAVVYISHRLADILDVCQRIVVLESGRVVLDRPAAGLSLAELSEALAPGVVHQQLVSTAREEEVVRVELPGGAVNAKAGEVVGLFGMAGGEQLAVLESLFGIGPKLPMWLAGQRYAPKRPGDALRQGIFLVPPDRDKDGLLAGFSGKDNVMLPWLRDSKAAWWLGRRTGAAVYQDSRLRLNVQGPGGDVPVTAFSGGNRQKHLLARWMFPAQPRLLLLGQPTQGVDVGAKVDIVRAVRLLAADGVTVLVASSENDEIASMCDRSYVLRDGRVALVERGPELATALLDSLLRLSGPEERP; this comes from the coding sequence ATGACCACGAAGACCGGCGCCGAGGACCTCGCGGCGCCACCCGTGCCGCCAGCCGCCGGCCGCTTCGGACTGCGGCAGTTGACGGTGGAGTTCGGGGCGACCCGGGCGGTCGACGGCGTGACCTTGGAAGTCCAGCCGGGGGAGATAGTCGGCCTGTTGGGGCACAACGGCGCGGGCAAGTCGACCATCGTCAACGTCTCGAGCGGCGCCCTGGCCTGGACAAGCGGCGAGATCCGGATTGACGGCGCGCCGGTCCAGCGGGGGGCGAGCCCCCGCGCCATGGCCGAACTCGGCGTGACCGTCATCCACCAAGAGCCCGCCTTGGCCGCCAACCTGACTGTTCTGGCGAATCTGTTTCTGGGCCGCAAAAGGACCGGCTCGCGCGCCGCCCGCCGCCGCCGGGCGGCCGAGGCGCTGAAAGAGGTGGGCGGCGAGTCAATTCCGCTGGACGTTCCGGTGTCCACCCTGAGCCTGGGCGAGCGCCAACTGGTCGACCTGGCCCGGGGCGCCCTGTTCGGAGAGATCCGGGTGTTGATGCTTGACGAGCCCACAGCCGCGCTGGGGCTCGCCGAGACGCGCAGCCTCCACGCCTTGATCAGGTCATATGCCGCTAAGGACGCGGCCGTGGTGTACATCTCCCACCGGCTGGCGGACATCCTCGACGTGTGCCAGCGGATTGTGGTCTTGGAGTCCGGCCGGGTGGTGCTGGACCGTCCGGCCGCCGGGCTGTCGCTGGCGGAGCTGTCTGAGGCGCTCGCGCCGGGGGTTGTGCACCAGCAACTGGTCTCCACCGCCCGCGAAGAGGAGGTGGTTCGCGTCGAATTGCCCGGCGGCGCCGTCAACGCCAAGGCCGGCGAGGTGGTCGGGTTGTTCGGCATGGCCGGCGGCGAGCAGCTGGCGGTGCTGGAATCCCTGTTTGGGATTGGGCCGAAACTGCCGATGTGGCTCGCCGGCCAGCGGTACGCGCCGAAACGCCCCGGCGACGCCTTGCGCCAAGGCATCTTCCTGGTGCCGCCGGATCGGGACAAGGACGGGCTACTGGCCGGGTTCTCCGGCAAGGACAACGTGATGCTGCCCTGGCTGCGGGATTCCAAAGCGGCCTGGTGGTTGGGCCGGCGCACAGGCGCGGCCGTCTACCAGGACAGCCGTCTGCGGCTCAACGTCCAAGGGCCGGGCGGGGACGTGCCGGTGACCGCGTTTTCCGGCGGCAACCGCCAAAAGCACCTGCTGGCCCGTTGGATGTTCCCGGCGCAGCCGAGGCTCCTGCTGTTGGGGCAGCCAACGCAAGGGGTGGACGTGGGCGCCAAAGTCGACATCGTGCGCGCGGTGCGCCTGCTGGCGGCCGACGGCGTGACGGTGCTGGTGGCGTCATCGGAAAACGACGAGATCGCGTCGATGTGCGACCGCTCCTACGTGCTGCGGGACGGCCGGGTGGCGCTTGTCGAGCGCGGACCGGAGCTGGCCACGGCGCTGCTCGACTCGTTGCTCCGGCTCTCCGGGCCGGAAGAAAGACCATAG
- a CDS encoding ABC transporter permease, whose amino-acid sequence MRSASMDRVKIVLVQNGVFAAMILMAAIFGLLNPRFLSWHNALTILQQVAELGVVALPVAFVVMTGQADLSVGSVATLGAVLGGLTLVGTGNVAAGVAVTLLFGLVAGALNGFLVAYLRLNSFVVTLGFLSVWGGAAMVLTSGKTITGLPEDFKAFGTADLAGVPVQIVVLATVVAASGYLLNRTAKGQEILAIGGNAKAAELMGIKVRQTQVQVFTAAGVFSALAGLMLATKLAAVSPTLGSGMELKALTVVLLGGVSFAGGYGRIGGVAAGLLFVGVLNNGLVILGVSPYIQTVLVGATLVAAVLMDSSVQRFVSAAWANRGKRLAQAQRAKLEQMPTETETLEEVNA is encoded by the coding sequence ATGCGTTCAGCCTCAATGGACCGGGTGAAGATAGTCCTGGTGCAGAACGGCGTTTTCGCCGCCATGATCCTGATGGCCGCGATATTCGGCCTGCTCAACCCCAGGTTCTTGTCCTGGCACAACGCGCTGACGATTCTTCAGCAGGTGGCGGAGCTGGGCGTGGTGGCGCTCCCGGTGGCGTTCGTCGTCATGACCGGCCAGGCGGACCTGTCGGTCGGGTCGGTGGCCACGCTCGGGGCCGTCTTGGGCGGCTTGACGCTGGTGGGGACCGGCAACGTCGCGGCGGGGGTCGCCGTCACGCTCCTGTTCGGGTTGGTGGCCGGGGCGCTGAACGGGTTCTTGGTCGCGTACCTCAGATTGAACTCGTTCGTGGTCACCCTGGGCTTCCTCAGCGTGTGGGGCGGCGCGGCCATGGTGTTGACCAGCGGGAAGACCATCACCGGCCTGCCTGAGGACTTCAAAGCCTTCGGCACGGCGGACCTGGCCGGGGTGCCGGTGCAGATAGTGGTGCTGGCGACGGTCGTGGCCGCGTCCGGCTACCTGCTCAACCGGACCGCCAAAGGGCAGGAGATCCTGGCGATTGGGGGCAACGCCAAAGCCGCTGAGTTGATGGGGATCAAGGTCAGGCAGACGCAAGTGCAGGTCTTCACCGCGGCGGGCGTCTTCTCGGCCTTGGCCGGGCTGATGCTGGCCACCAAACTGGCGGCCGTCAGCCCCACCTTGGGCTCCGGCATGGAACTGAAGGCCTTGACCGTGGTGCTGCTGGGCGGGGTCTCCTTCGCCGGCGGCTACGGGCGGATCGGCGGGGTGGCGGCCGGGCTGCTGTTCGTCGGGGTGCTCAACAACGGTTTGGTCATCCTGGGCGTCTCGCCGTACATCCAAACCGTGCTGGTCGGCGCCACCCTGGTCGCCGCCGTGCTGATGGACTCTTCGGTCCAACGCTTCGTCTCCGCCGCCTGGGCGAACCGGGGCAAACGCCTGGCCCAGGCGCAGCGCGCCAAGCTGGAGCAAATGCCAACGGAAACTGAGACCCTTGAGGAGGTCAACGCATGA